GTTCAAGGAGCTCATTTTGGGGAAAAAGAGCTCGCTCAATCACTCAACAAGCTCTTTTTGTGAATAAACAAGCTTGTTTTGTGAATGAGCGAGCTTGTTCAGTCGTCGAGCGAGCTCTTTTTGTGGATAAGCAAGCTCATTTTGTGAATGAACAAGCTCTTTTTCGCAAGAATGAGCTTGCTCAGTCGCTCAGCAAGCTCTTTTTGTGGATAAGCCATCTATTTTTGTGGATAAACGGGATCATTGAATAGGATCAATGAATTTTGCTTGTGGATAAGTCGGGAAAGTACAGCTCTAAAACCATGTGAAGTCAAAGTCCTCAAAATGGATTGCTGCCGCCTCGGGGCGATTCCTGCCCCAAACCTCGTACCTACAACCGGTGATGGTTACCCGGTGCTCCGGCTGTAAACAGCCCGAAAGATACTTTGCTTCGCCTCCAGTAATGCCTCCTGCGACATTCCGCCGGGGTAATGCATCAATCGCAATAATATTCCCGGAGCCATTTTCCGCAGCGGCGGCTGGACATATTCCAAGTCACTCAAGACAAAACCCAGGCGCTGGTAAAATGCGATTCTGCGTTTGGCATTGACTGTAGCCGCGGCTTCTACCTCGATAACCACCGGAAGATTGGCTTGGTCCAAATATTCCTGCATGATCCGGGTCCCCAATCCCGCGCCTCTGGCAGCGGGGTTTACCGCAAAATGTTCAATATAATGAAAATCAGGTAACGCCCATTCCGCCAGAAAAGCTTGTAGAATCGTGCCCTTTTCTACAACCAACACCTGATAATCGGGGATGTTCAAGAGAGCTAACGCCTCTTCGCAGCTGCGTAATTCGGCAGCAGGGAACGATAATTTCATTAAATCATAGACCGCAGGGAATTCTTCCTGCCGAAGTTTTCGAAAGTGTATTGTCACGATAAAACCTCCTTGTCCCATAGAATTACATCCCTGTTACCGGTTTATCCCATCCGGCTCCCCGGGCAATCATTATTGTGGAAGCCCCGATGCTGTTAGCTATCCGAAGAATCAGGGATCCCTGCCGCGGGTTCCAACTCGATATTGTTTTGAATCACCACGGTTTTCATCTTCTTGCCCCAACCCGCCAGCGCTTTCAGGGCCGCCATAAGCTCTTCCCCATGCTCCGTCAGCGAATATTCGACCCGGGGCGGCACCTCCGGGAATTGCTCCCGGCGGATGATGCCGTAAAGCTCCAGTTCTTTTAATGATTGCGTCAGCATCATGTTGGTGATCCCGTCGATGCTCCGTTTCAGCTCATTATACCGCATGGTGCGGT
The Hydrogenispora ethanolica genome window above contains:
- a CDS encoding winged helix-turn-helix transcriptional regulator — translated: MDDQAWYKNSFDGCPLTFALNLIGGKWRLPIIWALNKNRTMRYNELKRSIDGITNMMLTQSLKELELYGIIRREQFPEVPPRVEYSLTEHGEELMAALKALAGWGKKMKTVVIQNNIELEPAAGIPDSSDS
- a CDS encoding GNAT family N-acetyltransferase, with amino-acid sequence MTIHFRKLRQEEFPAVYDLMKLSFPAAELRSCEEALALLNIPDYQVLVVEKGTILQAFLAEWALPDFHYIEHFAVNPAARGAGLGTRIMQEYLDQANLPVVIEVEAAATVNAKRRIAFYQRLGFVLSDLEYVQPPLRKMAPGILLRLMHYPGGMSQEALLEAKQSIFRAVYSRSTG